One genomic region from Fundulus heteroclitus isolate FHET01 unplaced genomic scaffold, MU-UCD_Fhet_4.1 scaffold_165, whole genome shotgun sequence encodes:
- the LOC105934192 gene encoding monocyte chemotactic protein 1B, which yields MTSIPFTLLLLVTMMVPTTSAQGGISTCCLKITGTKVHRDLLRKYYVEDPSSCTQHAVVFTTVQGKRICASKTNVWTKTSMAYIDGKNWQQKHQTLKTTSLTGI from the exons ATGACGAGTATCCCCTTCACCCTGCTTTTATTGGTAACCATGATGGTGCCGACAACCTCAGCACAAG GTGGCATCTCAACCTGTTGTCTGAAAATCACCGGGACAAAAGTCCATCGAGACCTGCTGAGGAAGTACTACGTAGAAGATCCATCATCATGCACTCAACATGCAGTGGT ATTCACAACAGTTCAAGGGAAACGAATCTGTGCCAGCAAGACCAATGTGTGGACAAAGACCAGCATGGCCTATATAGATGGAAAAAACTGGCAGCAAAAACATCAGACCTTAAAAACGACATCCCTGACCGGAATATAG
- the ccl20l gene encoding C-C motif chemokine 20: protein MMIAIALFIILGILTPAPAAGFRISKPCCTRYSDKAVAFKHIRGYREQISLEHCRINAIIFYTTSNHEVCARPEDEWVKKALDSLSAKLKMMSNNIVGEGL, encoded by the exons ATGATGATCGCCATCGCCCTCTTCATCATATTGGGGATACTGACCCCAGCCCCGGCTGCTG GATTTCGCATCAGCAAACCCTGCTGTACGAGATACAGCGATAAAGCTGTGGCATTTAAACATATCCGAGGCTATAGGGAGCAAATCTCTCTGGAGCACTGTCGCATCAACGCCATCAT TTTCTACACCACCAGTAACCACGAAGTCTGTGCGAGACCGGAGGATGAGTGGGTGAAGAAAGCTCTCGACTCGCTGAG cgcAAAACTGAAGATGATGTCCAACAACATTGTGGGCGAAGGACTCTGA